From Glycine max cultivar Williams 82 chromosome 11, Glycine_max_v4.0, whole genome shotgun sequence, the proteins below share one genomic window:
- the BHLH59 gene encoding basic helix-loop-helix transcription factor bHLH59, producing MDTMDFQQETLVHINDFVEDPNLDQFINLIRWEHKDAICNFNSELINEAFIDNSFLSHPAIPFDQCNGNSVNVYDPISSTHSSFSCFDGEAKEEEGGGEEEDNMGDTSAATTTRTKSLNNKPIPKTDRSKTLASERRRRERMKEKLYTLRSLVPNITKMDKASIIGDAVSYMHELQAQASMLKAEVEGLETSSLNSKNYQGLIENPMRVQLITNKKIIQMDMFQVDEKGFHVKIMCNKGEGVAASLYKSLESLTGFNVQNSNLTTISDRSFLLTFSLNAKGPEPEINLPNLKLWVTEAFVKQGFEFIPFFYA from the exons ATGGACACAATGGATtttcaacaagagactctcGTGCACATTAATGACTTTGTTGAAGATCCCAACTTAGATCAGTTCATCAATTTGATTCGTTGGGAGCATAAAGATGCTATCTGTAACTTCAATTCTGAGCTTATCAATGAAGCATTCATTGATAACTCATTCCTGTCACACCCTGCAATCCCATTTGATCAGTGCAATGGTAATTCTGTGAATGTTTATGATCCAATTAGCTCTACACATAGCTCCTTCTCTTGTTTTGATGGGGaagccaaggaagaagaaggaggaggagaagaagaagataacaTGGGGGATACTTCTGCTGCTACAACAACAAGAACTAAAAGTCTTAATAATAAGCCAATACCAAAAACTGATAGGTCCAAGACTTTGGCTTCTGAGAGGAGGAGAAGAGAACGAATGAAGGAGAAGCTTTATACATTGCGGTCTTTGGTTCCCAACATAACTAAG ATGGATAAGGCTTCTATCATTGGAGATGCTGTTTCATATATGCATGAACTTCAAGCACAAGCCAGCATGCTGAAGGCTGAGGTTGAAGGACTTGAAACATCCTCATTGAACTCCAAAAATTACCAAGGATTGATTGAAAACCCCATGAGGGTTCAATTGATCACCAACAAGAAGATAATCCAG ATGGACATGTTTCAAGTGGATGAAAAAGGGTTTCATGTGAAAATAATGTGCAATAAAGGAGAAGGTGTGGCTGCCTCATTGTACAAGTCTCTCGAGTCTCTGACAGGCTTCAATGTTCAGAATTCAAACTTGACCACAATTTCTGATCGCAGTTTTCTACTTACATTTTCATTGAAT GCGAAAGGCCCTGAGCCAGAAATTAACCTGCCCAACTTGAAGTTATGGGTGACTGAAGCTTTTGTGAAACAAGGCTTTGAATTCATACCTTTTTTTTATGCTTGA